CCATATGCGGTATCTTCAAACCCGGCGGGAATTTGACCACCCGGCCTTTGAGAAAACCAAGACCGGCATGTTCTCCATGTTCCTCGCCAATCTCAAAAAGCAGCTGCATACCGAGGCAGATGCCCAGAAAAGGTTTGCCGCTTTGTACATACTGTTTTAAAGGGTCAAGCCAGCCGCCTTTCGCCAGCGCATCCATAGCATCCGCGAAAGCGCCGACTCCAGGCAGAATAACTCCGGCCGTATCGGTTAGCTTTTCCGGAGACTCCATGATCTTCGCTGAAAACCCAAGTTTTTCAAACGCCTTTTCCACACTTCGCAGATTTCCGCGTCCATAGTCTACTATGCCTATCATTCTAATGATGTCCTCCAGTAATTACATGCTGTTTTGCCAGCTAGTACCTTGTCAACCTAAAAGCTCTATCCTATAAGCTCCCCTTGGTGGAGGGTACGCCGTCAACATGACTGTTTTTCCTCACAGCAAGTCCGAAGGCCCTGCCCGTGGCTTTAAATAAGGCTTCCAGAATGTGATGCCTGTTTTTCCCATCCAGCATGCAAATATGCAGCGTGATGCCGGCATTCGTCGCCAATGCCCGGAAAAATTCTTCCGCCATCTCTACCGGAAAATCAC
This genomic stretch from Dehalobacter restrictus DSM 9455 harbors:
- the hisH gene encoding imidazole glycerol phosphate synthase subunit HisH, with amino-acid sequence MIGIVDYGRGNLRSVEKAFEKLGFSAKIMESPEKLTDTAGVILPGVGAFADAMDALAKGGWLDPLKQYVQSGKPFLGICLGMQLLFEIGEEHGEHAGLGFLKGRVVKFPPGLKIPHMGWNTLNVVRPNRICDNIPNHSYFYFVHSYFAQPADRDCIAGTSDYGLEFPALVGKDNVWGAQFHPEKSSPWGLVMLDNFGKWVKNQ